The bacterium genome includes the window GGGAATAGGAAATAACATAAACAAAGAGATAGATAATCTAATGGATGAAATAATGATAAGAGATTATAGAAAAATGGTCTATATAAATCATATAAAACGAAGAAGGAGGTTGACATGAGATTTTTTGAGCTAATAAAGGGGTATATAGAGAAGAACCCAAATGCATTTTTGGGTGGATGTATAGGGCTATTCTTCGGTCTTCTTATCATAAGCTTTGGCATTTTAAAGACCCTAATTCTCCTCCTTTCTTGTATTATTGGCTTTCTTATTGGAAGAAGGATTTGAGGACTAATATTATTCAATTCTTGACATATTCGGGATTAATGTCCTCCTCTGTCTTTATTCCCCTTCTTGCCAAAGAGCTAAACGCCTCCCTTTTCTTTATTGGATTGGTAATTGCCACTTTTAATGGCTTAGCATTTGTAAGCTTTTCCCTCTTTGGTTTTCTTTCTGATAGGTTTGAAAGAAGAATATTTCTTTTTCTGGGGCTTCTTCTTTCCTCAATTATGATCTTTTGTCATATCTTTATAAAGAATCCAAGCTCCTTGCTCTTTATAAGGGCTATCACGGGTCTTGTTT containing:
- a CDS encoding DUF2273 domain-containing protein, which encodes MRFFELIKGYIEKNPNAFLGGCIGLFFGLLIISFGILKTLILLLSCIIGFLIGRRI